In Mangifera indica cultivar Alphonso chromosome 14, CATAS_Mindica_2.1, whole genome shotgun sequence, the DNA window CCCCTAATGTTGAGATAATTAAGGGTGTTTTTGCTTAATTACAAGTGAAGTTTCTGTCATTTAAGGCATTTCCTTTGTCGTCAACTGTTAAAGTAAAATCTAAAATGAACCAAATTTGCTAACCAGTCGTCTTGATTAATCAGGACAAATTCCAAAGAGAAAAATCCAAGTCCCAATATTATTTtcgtttctctctttctctttctctttaattCTCTCTGTGCCTGTTGCTTTTTTGTTACTTGGATAAATGCATGGAGATGGAGGGCTTTATATTTTCCTACTACGAGCGACATTAAAGTTTAAAGCAAGCACTTGAAGatcaaaagatttatatatggTTATGGTGTTGATCTTTTTGCAGGTTTTGAAGTTGAAGTAGtgataaatatatcatcatttgttTATCATTATTCATCAAATGGAGAACCCACCTCGAGTGTCACCCCACAAAGCCGGAAAGGGCGGAGGAGGGCCCACGGGGAGGAGGAGTCGGTACGCCGCTGCCGTTGACGACGGAGGAGATTTGATAGAGTGTTCTGGCAAGTATTGCAGATCATGCACAACCGGGCTGGTTGCCGATTGTGTGGCGCTGTGTTGCTGCCCTTGTGCGGTGGTGAACATCCTGGCGCTGGCTTTTGTAAAGATCCCCTACACGGTGGGGAAGAAATGCTTGGGGTTGgcgaagaagaaggagaaaacGAAGAAAAAATGCAAGAAACTTGAAGGCTCATCATCATCATGTGGATTTCTAGTAGAGAGAAATTATGGAGATTTGAACAAGGAGAAATTACAGATTGAATCATTTGCATTATTcggtgaagatgaagaagaaaaaatggaTGGGGGTGTAAACAGTGCAAGATTTGAAGCAGAGAGGATGTGGTTAGAATTGTATCAGATTGGCCATTTGGGTTTTGGAAGAATTTCTTTCACTGGAATTCAACCTCAAGATCAGGAAAATTAAGCAACAAAATTTGTCgtataaattattgttgttgttgttgttgttttggATTGTGAAAAAGTCCCAAATTTGTACCCATTTCGGGGGTATATTTAATTTGCAGTCAAATTTAAGCCTGAGTTCTTGAGAAGCAATGTATTGAGAAAAATTGTCCATTTTATTTCTCCTCTGTTTAGAACTCTACagtgtttaatttaatgttaatttctGGGGCGAAGGACTATATCCCACTGAAATTTTagcataatttcaaaaatataccCGTGacaattgaaaaacttaaatatacaCCTATGGGTTaactttttccaaaattttctgTTGGAaagaagggtaaaattattattttccccTAAACTCTACAATCTTGAAAATTTATTGCATTTTCTCTGcatggtttagaaaactaacatttttcccctaagattaagttttgaaaagtgatattttccttcctttcaaatttcttgGCCAATGATGACAACTCACTCCCACCCGACGATGACTCTCCCTTTGATGCCTTCTCTCCATCTGAAGCCCTCTCCTCCAGTTGGATTTTTCTTAGATGACGAAGGTATTATCCAGACAAATCATCATTGTTTGGATGACAATGACACATCCAAACCAAGGGTTCGTTGTCTTTGACATCTACTCTTGGTCTAGACATATCATCGTCGTATAGACAATGACGATTTGTCTAGATTCAAAGAATGCAAATGAAATCTAGCCAGGGGGAGAGGGATTTGAATGGAGAGAAAGCGTTAGACGGAGAGCTATTGTTGGGAGGGAGAGAACGGTCATCTTTCACAAGGAAATTTGACAGGGGGAAAAtgtgtcacttttcaaaacttaatcttgaaaaaggaaaatattagttttcaaattaagagggggaaattgttataaatttttaaggctttagtgtttaagaaaaaaataacgattttaactttttttttaataaaaaattttaacaaaaattaggttataattggatatttaactttttaaattatcacaaaagtatttttaagattaaactggataggaaatagtcctttaccCTTAATTTCTGCAACAATCCCATCTAGTGATGGAAGCAGCATTAGAAAAATTTACCTTTAGAAGTGACAAGAAAGAATCTAAAATGAGTTGTGAACTCTGACAATTGAAGATTTTATGTTCCAAATGTAAGGATGAGTTAGTAGAATTGAAGAAGATAAAGTCTTTGGCATGTGAAACAAAATCACTATTCTGGGTTAAagaatcatttgaaaatctccACTAAAATGGATAACCACCTTTCTTCAAAAGGgttaaaatctcataaaaagTGCTcttaaatgttacttttagtgtgtatttagtttaagtaattttttattattaaaaataaaagattatcttaaaaaagattattaagattaaattattattattattatatttaataaaaatagataaatataaataattatgatattcggttgaaggtaataaaataatattaagattttattttatttaaatgctataaatatatacttataataaaatcaagattaatttagtattattttaatagttaaagagAAGATGATAACCTCCTATATTAGCTATTACATCatcattaacaataaaaaattatcaaaatattttattactgacaaatcaaataaaataattttagtaataaaaaaataaattatcaaagtaatattttattattgtaaaacAAATAACTCATTAATATTTAGATTAGATTAATTAGTTTAAAcggtttaattaaaaattggaaGATAGTTTAGTTCTCTTTTAAACCCAGTTTGGATTTTAAATCCGAGTAGTGTCAACATGAAATGGTGTGGGCAATACCATCAACCtatgtttagtttttattttttatttaaaatatataaaaattattttgaatatttttttaatttttatttaaatactacAATATTTTGACCACCAATCACCAGTCTGATAATTGATTGACTCGAATTAGCTCTATCATGGCGTCAATATCCCattcaaatatgaaaatattgtttttaaatcacttgttcattaattttaatatattaataaaattatatttaaacgttttttagtataaaaataagtatacaaataaatatataaataatatattatcatgtgattaaataatattattacaagAATTTAAATctgattcaaaaaaatatttatttatttataataaaaaattattttctatttattaattattttttagaaaaaaagaaaagaaagtctACAATTTGCTTAATATCCCATAATAATTTAGACAAAAACGGGTGGCAACTTGGGCCTGCACATGTTAGTATTCACTACTATGTAATTACTAAATTACGCTTTCAGTACAATACGCTACATTCATATAGATGATAAATCCCTCCATTCTTGAAGATTGAACAAGCAATCGAGGAGAAACATATACGCAGCAAGATATTGTGTGTTGACTCGGTTACTGAACATTAAGGAAGTGAGTTGAAATGGGGAGCTCGGAGCCGACTCGGATAATGGTGGCCGTGAGTGAGTCGACTATCAAAGGTTATCCGCACGCTTCGATAAGTAGCAGAGGAGCTTTCGATTGGACAATTGAGAAGATCGTGCGCTCTAATACTTCTGGTTTCAAGCTCCTCATTATCCACGTTCAAGTACCTGACGAAGAcggttctctctctctctccctctcgtTAAAATTACGTATTTGTATTTTTGCGTGTCTGTATTTGTTTTGTACGTGCTGGTTAGGGATTGTGAAGTTAGAATGCTTGTGCGTTTTGAATTGATGAGATATTGAGTTGGTCGTGTTGAAATGAACTTGTAGGAGTTGTTGAAGTAAGTAATTTAAGAGCTAAGGCTGATCTGTGTTGTTTGGAAAATATAAGAAAGGAGAAGGAATGAAGTAATCAGAACGTGGCTAAATTATGGTGGTGTGATTTTCATATGAAATTTAAGTCTTCAGCTGATGTTGTTCGTATGATTTATATTTCGTTTATAAAATCTATTGCCAACAAGAGAATTGAAATAATTACAAACAGCCATTCTTTGGTTCTAGAAGTTGCACTTAACTTACATGTACTTGCTATTGTTAGTATATAGTTTTGTAGCTTTCAATTTTGCAAGTGAGTTCATGAAATGAAACGTTAAAGAAAGTGGGTTCTTCATTTTCATGCCAGACTCATCAGTATAAAATGTACGTGTACTActgttgtaatttttattactgAACAATGTTTGGTAGAGAAAATCAGAGTAACAATCCATTGCTTCAATGAAACATAGGTATCTTTTTTTGGCAATGAAAAAGGGACACAAACATGTTGGGTTTTTGTTTAATCTTTTTTACTTATAACCGTGTGCACTGCCCATGTGAATAGTAAGGAATATCGCCATCCGGTGCTAACTCCATGGGGCACAGGGGAGATAACTATGACTTGAACCATAAAGTAgttttgcatatttttaatttgtaaagtCAGGGAGATGACCTTAGAAAATGTATTTGTTATGTGTCTCTGTTAGTTTAGATGTGTTAGATTGTTTAagttctttttaattttttttaatagttttctttgttttgatgaccaattaattcataatttttttgaagaatttaaatcaaatgtcTTTCTGTAGACATTCTTAATTGTTGATTGACACTTATCCCTCAATGAAGGATTTCTATCCTTTTGGCTATAAAATTGGTTGGATATATTGTCAAATTACTATGTTGAGGTTTAGTTGAATTGTTCTAGGAGCACTACTTTGGAATTATATGGATTACATGAATAATTGATGGGGGAGCGAGACTTTCGACTCGTGGAaggaaaacaaagataaaatgtgaaaataaaagAGGTTAAATAAAGATCCAAGGTAAGAGGAAGGTTGGGTGGAAAAGGAGGATAAAGAGAAGAATATGGAGGACTTCAAGCTAACATATTGGTGGAGTACTTCAAGCTAAAAACCGAACCACATCCCGTTTTATATAACATATGCTGGATTCAGAAAGGTCCAAGTATAGAAATAATTGAACAATGTAGGCTACCCTTATCTTTAGGGAAAACCTACAAATTTGAGATCTTTTGTGATGTAGTAGATATGGATGCATGTCTTGTTTTTCTTGGATGCCCATGACAATTTGATATGAATGTTACATACAAGGGTCGAGACAATACTTATTCTTTCATGTGGACTAAAAAACGAATAATTGTGGTTCCTACCAAGGTTGAAGAAAACAATATCACAACCCTATTAACACCTGTCTTGCATCAATAATGACATAGATATAGTCAATTTATGTTGGTCAATTCATGTTAAATCTTGCAATGAGAGAGCTCCTTTAATTACATGTATTTCAAGTGGTCTTGTATATTGAATTGAGCATGCCTTACGTGTCTATGGGCAGCTGAATCCTTGAAGTTTTCTTGTCTTTTGGAATTTCAAGAATTTTCATTACCATTCTTTTATTGATCCGAATGGACAAGAGAAGGAAGCTTTCTGAAGTCAATTCctgaatttttttc includes these proteins:
- the LOC123196814 gene encoding uncharacterized protein LOC123196814 encodes the protein MENPPRVSPHKAGKGGGGPTGRRSRYAAAVDDGGDLIECSGKYCRSCTTGLVADCVALCCCPCAVVNILALAFVKIPYTVGKKCLGLAKKKEKTKKKCKKLEGSSSSCGFLVERNYGDLNKEKLQIESFALFGEDEEEKMDGGVNSARFEAERMWLELYQIGHLGFGRISFTGIQPQDQEN